From the genome of Geoglobus ahangari, one region includes:
- a CDS encoding diacylglycerol/lipid kinase family protein: MRVGVVVNPRAGRGADAELVRSVVERLRPERVLAGQDDLGARYLDSSEIIEVERTFDRHDTVRLVKAMDGLVDVIVVFGGDGTMSDAASAFPETPLLCIGTGTTNVSPLLCPPDFDPSTLVEVPFSGLYVREFERVAFNDVVAGPTILATVDGKIREVDALAYMHGEVKLGNPSKFYARVSAEGRTLEGVYGNIFISMLDSRYLGKGISGGASISAFVGFSCLIACLSHTVVVGSMSKESLRSIEPIKTETLSFDSSAKMYAETVISADGNPFTHSQEVEVVYKKDVVRVLKPRRP, encoded by the coding sequence ATGAGAGTTGGTGTCGTCGTCAACCCGAGGGCGGGGAGAGGTGCTGATGCTGAGCTTGTGAGGAGTGTGGTGGAGCGCCTGAGGCCAGAGAGGGTTCTTGCCGGCCAGGACGATCTCGGGGCGAGGTATCTGGATTCCTCAGAGATCATCGAGGTTGAGAGAACTTTCGACAGGCATGACACAGTGAGGCTCGTTAAGGCGATGGACGGGCTTGTGGACGTGATCGTGGTGTTTGGAGGGGACGGGACGATGAGCGATGCAGCGTCAGCATTTCCCGAGACACCGCTGCTCTGCATAGGCACAGGGACGACGAACGTGAGCCCCCTTCTGTGCCCGCCTGACTTCGATCCGAGCACGCTGGTAGAGGTGCCCTTCAGCGGCCTTTATGTCAGGGAGTTCGAGAGGGTTGCGTTCAACGACGTTGTTGCCGGCCCGACAATCCTCGCGACCGTTGATGGTAAGATCAGGGAGGTTGACGCCCTCGCATACATGCACGGAGAGGTGAAGCTTGGCAACCCCTCAAAGTTCTACGCCCGGGTATCTGCTGAGGGCCGAACCCTCGAGGGGGTTTACGGAAACATATTCATCTCGATGCTCGACTCGAGGTATTTGGGGAAGGGGATCTCCGGCGGAGCGTCGATATCTGCCTTCGTCGGCTTCAGCTGCCTCATAGCATGCCTCAGCCACACTGTCGTTGTTGGCTCGATGAGCAAGGAATCCCTCAGGAGCATAGAGCCGATAAAAACCGAGACCCTGAGCTTCGACAGCTCTGCAAAGATGTACGCTGAAACTGTTATCTCGGCCGATGGAAATCCGTTCACCCACTCTCAGGAGGTGGAGGTCGTCTACAAAAAAGATGTTGTCAGGGTTCTGAAGCCTCGACGACCTTAG
- a CDS encoding heavy-metal-associated domain-containing protein gives MRVKLELSGLTCHGCMMTVKNVLTKEGAKVVSIDLRSAEIEVDGDVERYIKAIERFGYSAKVVEASEP, from the coding sequence ATGAGGGTTAAGCTCGAGCTGTCTGGCCTTACCTGCCACGGGTGCATGATGACGGTGAAAAACGTGCTGACAAAGGAGGGTGCGAAGGTTGTTTCCATAGACCTCAGGTCTGCAGAGATCGAAGTTGACGGAGACGTTGAGAGGTACATAAAGGCCATCGAGAGGTTTGGATACTCGGCTAAGGTCGTCGAGGCTTCAGAACCCTGA
- a CDS encoding winged helix-turn-helix transcriptional regulator, translating to MKLDEYDMKILDLLSENSRLSYSEIGKILGLARQTVKSRIERLEKEGIIEKYTIKISPAIDTRKTFFLLIESENMPDEFPEVYRVGKDRYLVKAVIATPDSLSEYARRYKVVEILPVIEYRQGKMTEGMEVVFRCDYCGKELREKPIVYKRHNKLYVFCCPTCLDMFRESNYDG from the coding sequence ATGAAGCTGGACGAGTACGACATGAAGATCCTCGACCTGCTCTCAGAGAACTCCCGCCTGAGCTACAGCGAGATAGGGAAGATCCTCGGGCTTGCGAGGCAGACCGTCAAGTCCAGAATAGAGAGGCTCGAGAAGGAGGGAATCATAGAGAAGTACACGATCAAGATATCTCCTGCAATAGACACCAGAAAGACGTTCTTTCTGCTGATAGAAAGCGAGAACATGCCGGACGAGTTCCCAGAGGTCTACAGGGTTGGGAAAGACAGGTATCTTGTCAAGGCGGTCATCGCAACCCCCGACTCGCTTTCTGAGTATGCGAGGAGGTACAAAGTAGTGGAGATCTTGCCGGTCATAGAGTACAGGCAGGGGAAGATGACGGAGGGGATGGAGGTTGTTTTCAGGTGCGATTACTGCGGCAAGGAGCTCAGGGAGAAGCCGATAGTCTACAAGAGGCACAACAAGCTCTACGTCTTCTGCTGTCCAACCTGCCTCGACATGTTCAGGGAGTCAAATTACGATGGATAA
- a CDS encoding CBS domain-containing protein: MDYMFFEIEEIKRKRKKLGITQKKLAELVGVSQPLIARIESGDLDPKLSLVKRIFEVLGELEGKGINARRIMNSPVISASPDDGLLDVIDVMREKGISQLPVIKDGSNLGCITESSILKVVMIRGIDGAENMTVKDIMEDPLPEISPNETLESISKMLLNNPALLVVENGKIVGIVTKHDVMKAMRERE, encoded by the coding sequence ATGGACTACATGTTTTTTGAGATCGAGGAAATCAAGCGAAAGCGAAAGAAGCTCGGCATAACCCAGAAGAAGCTGGCCGAGCTCGTCGGTGTCAGCCAGCCGCTGATAGCGAGGATTGAAAGCGGTGACCTCGATCCCAAGCTCTCACTCGTCAAAAGGATTTTTGAGGTTCTCGGCGAGCTTGAGGGGAAGGGCATTAACGCCCGCAGGATCATGAACTCTCCGGTCATCTCCGCCAGCCCGGATGACGGCCTTCTCGACGTCATAGACGTTATGAGGGAGAAGGGGATATCCCAGCTTCCCGTGATCAAGGACGGGTCAAATCTGGGCTGCATAACTGAGAGTTCGATACTGAAGGTCGTGATGATCCGGGGAATTGACGGGGCGGAGAACATGACGGTGAAGGACATCATGGAGGATCCCCTTCCGGAGATATCACCGAACGAGACGCTGGAGAGCATCTCGAAAATGCTTTTAAATAACCCTGCACTACTCGTGGTCGAAAACGGTAAGATAGTGGGAATAGTGACGAAGCACGACGTCATGAAGGCGATGAGGGAAAGGGAATGA
- a CDS encoding beta-ribofuranosylaminobenzene 5'-phosphate synthase, giving the protein MRVRIRTPSRIHITLIDLNGEIGRVDGGVGLTLDSPGIELVARESDGVVVRGEGESLKRFEDVAKIFAEKFGRGIEVEVKESYPSHIGLGSGTQTSLAVGVAYCRLYGIDMSPRDVAVLTGRGGTSGIGVAAFESGGLIVDGGHSRREKPGFLPSSFSRARPAPVISRLGFPEDWDVYLFIPEGKGFYGMREKDLFERNTPLPLEEVRELSHLILMKLLPSVVEHDLDGFAEAVYRIQHLGFKRAEVMQYGDLISGAIEELREYGAVGMSSTGPTVYFIGEKEGVEAGKAYFSERWVDVGVVKTKARNRGADVEV; this is encoded by the coding sequence ATGAGGGTTCGCATCAGAACCCCCTCGAGAATCCACATTACCCTCATAGACCTCAACGGGGAAATCGGAAGAGTGGATGGCGGCGTGGGCCTGACCCTCGACTCCCCCGGAATAGAGCTCGTTGCGAGGGAGAGTGACGGGGTTGTTGTTAGGGGTGAGGGAGAGTCCCTCAAGAGGTTCGAGGACGTAGCAAAGATATTCGCCGAGAAATTTGGAAGGGGAATCGAGGTGGAAGTAAAGGAGAGCTATCCATCCCACATTGGACTCGGGAGCGGAACGCAGACGAGTTTGGCCGTGGGGGTTGCCTACTGCAGGCTGTATGGAATCGACATGTCCCCGAGAGACGTTGCCGTGCTTACCGGCAGGGGTGGAACGTCTGGAATAGGGGTCGCGGCCTTCGAGAGCGGGGGGTTGATTGTAGATGGAGGTCACTCGAGAAGGGAAAAGCCTGGATTCTTGCCATCCTCCTTCAGCAGGGCGAGGCCCGCACCAGTCATCTCGAGGCTGGGCTTCCCGGAGGACTGGGACGTTTACCTCTTCATACCCGAGGGAAAGGGCTTCTACGGAATGAGGGAGAAGGATCTGTTCGAGAGGAACACCCCTCTGCCACTTGAGGAGGTCAGGGAGCTTTCGCACCTGATACTCATGAAGCTCCTCCCGTCTGTGGTAGAGCACGACTTGGATGGTTTCGCAGAGGCCGTTTACAGGATCCAGCACCTGGGCTTTAAGAGGGCGGAGGTCATGCAGTATGGTGACTTGATCTCCGGAGCCATAGAGGAGCTGAGGGAATACGGGGCGGTTGGCATGTCCTCCACGGGGCCGACCGTTTACTTCATCGGGGAGAAGGAAGGTGTGGAGGCCGGAAAGGCCTACTTCTCCGAGAGATGGGTGGATGTTGGCGTTGTGAAGACCAAGGCGAGGAACAGGGGGGCTGACGTTGAGGTATAA
- a CDS encoding NOP5/NOP56 family protein: MRYNLWFGVYENGRVEKSGDLRRSFLNAHNPSPLPFSVSEVGAEVFGEEYYPTLRKVAISVAQMLVEKELRREDRYVIALVRTLDEINNTANLLDEKLRELKEVKESELVREFEEKILELKRFRGEIEREIEVVMRKIAPNVSEIVGEKIGARLLEKAGSLEKLAEMPASTIQVIGAEKSLFKALARMRKGRKAKVPKHGVIFQHPFIKTLPKKKRGKMARFMAGKLAIAARIDYFKGELNEKLAEEVRGKYEQLSRK; the protein is encoded by the coding sequence TTGAGGTATAACCTGTGGTTTGGTGTTTACGAGAACGGGAGGGTGGAGAAGAGCGGAGACCTGAGGAGGTCGTTCCTCAACGCGCACAACCCATCTCCCCTCCCATTCTCGGTGAGCGAGGTTGGTGCCGAGGTGTTTGGTGAGGAGTACTACCCGACGCTCAGGAAGGTAGCTATAAGCGTTGCCCAGATGCTCGTGGAGAAGGAGCTGAGGAGGGAGGACAGGTACGTAATAGCCCTCGTCAGAACCTTGGACGAGATAAACAACACCGCCAACCTGCTGGACGAGAAGCTCAGGGAGCTGAAGGAGGTCAAGGAGAGCGAGCTTGTTAGGGAGTTCGAGGAGAAGATTCTCGAGCTCAAGAGGTTCAGGGGAGAGATAGAGAGGGAGATAGAGGTTGTCATGAGGAAGATCGCACCCAACGTGAGCGAAATCGTTGGGGAGAAGATAGGGGCGAGGCTGCTTGAGAAGGCCGGGAGCCTGGAGAAGCTCGCGGAGATGCCTGCAAGCACGATACAGGTTATAGGTGCCGAGAAGTCGCTGTTCAAGGCGCTCGCGAGAATGAGGAAGGGGAGAAAGGCGAAGGTGCCGAAGCACGGAGTCATCTTCCAGCATCCGTTCATAAAAACCCTGCCCAAGAAGAAGAGGGGGAAGATGGCGAGGTTCATGGCCGGAAAGCTCGCGATAGCTGCGAGGATTGATTACTTCAAGGGAGAGTTGAATGAAAAGCTCGCTGAGGAGGTTAGGGGGAAGTATGAGCAGCTTTCAAGGAAGTGA
- a CDS encoding fibrillarin-like rRNA/tRNA 2'-O-methyltransferase: protein MSSFQGSEILHNVFVGEVDGRRRLFTRSPYPPHYGERKFGDYREWIPQRSKLGAMLIKGEKVRLERDMKMLYLGCASGTTVSHISDILDEGVIYGVEYSAKPFQKFLELAMERKNIIPILGDAGKPERYSGIVEKVDFIYQDIAQRNQVEIFRRNFQFFAEEDAEGLIFVKARSIDSTRDPEEVYSEVVEELSRSFRVLKRGSLDPYHRDHIFVYVRWKG, encoded by the coding sequence ATGAGCAGCTTTCAAGGAAGTGAAATCCTGCACAACGTGTTTGTTGGAGAGGTGGACGGCAGAAGGAGGCTGTTCACCAGATCACCCTATCCTCCCCACTACGGGGAGAGGAAGTTTGGAGACTACAGGGAGTGGATTCCGCAGAGGAGCAAGCTCGGTGCAATGCTCATCAAGGGGGAAAAGGTGAGGCTGGAGAGGGACATGAAAATGCTCTATCTGGGATGTGCGAGCGGAACGACGGTCAGCCACATATCTGACATTCTCGACGAGGGCGTGATTTATGGAGTAGAGTACTCGGCAAAGCCGTTCCAGAAGTTTCTGGAGCTGGCGATGGAGAGGAAGAACATAATTCCGATCCTCGGCGATGCGGGCAAGCCGGAGAGGTACAGCGGGATTGTTGAGAAGGTGGACTTCATCTATCAGGACATAGCGCAGCGAAATCAGGTTGAGATATTCAGAAGGAACTTTCAGTTTTTCGCAGAGGAGGATGCTGAAGGGCTGATCTTCGTCAAGGCGAGGAGCATAGACTCGACGAGGGATCCGGAGGAGGTTTACTCTGAAGTCGTCGAGGAGCTGAGCAGGAGCTTCAGGGTGCTGAAGAGGGGCTCTCTGGATCCGTATCACAGGGATCACATATTCGTGTACGTAAGGTGGAAGGGATGA
- a CDS encoding RNA ligase partner protein: protein MRQRFVLDTTAITDTGMRVKEGYETLCESANDILDLIAKARLKLDISCYVPYPSVYTELTSFFKRYGCEKEVFVKLDTWLVKKTPNRYEVKIPAEIFHEYIITMRQKINKARRIAEDFMWESSALGLKYEKREDLKDEVGELISKFRDKYREVMRHGVLDSSPDLDVLLLAKELDAAVVSSDEGIRRWSERMGLRFVEANKFPRMLREYLRLVEGKKDED, encoded by the coding sequence ATGAGACAGAGGTTCGTTCTCGACACGACCGCAATCACGGACACCGGGATGAGGGTGAAGGAGGGCTATGAGACGCTCTGCGAGTCTGCGAACGACATACTCGACCTCATCGCCAAGGCGAGGCTCAAGCTGGACATAAGCTGCTACGTCCCCTATCCGTCCGTCTACACCGAGCTTACGAGCTTTTTCAAGAGGTACGGGTGTGAGAAGGAGGTCTTTGTCAAGCTCGACACGTGGCTCGTCAAAAAAACACCAAACAGGTACGAGGTCAAGATTCCCGCGGAGATCTTTCACGAGTACATCATCACGATGCGCCAGAAGATAAACAAGGCGAGGCGCATAGCCGAGGACTTCATGTGGGAGAGTTCGGCTCTCGGCCTGAAGTATGAGAAGAGGGAGGATCTGAAGGACGAGGTGGGGGAGCTGATCTCAAAGTTCAGGGACAAGTACCGGGAGGTCATGAGGCACGGCGTCCTCGACTCATCCCCAGACCTTGACGTTCTGCTTCTCGCCAAAGAGCTTGATGCGGCTGTAGTCTCGAGCGATGAGGGGATAAGAAGGTGGAGTGAGAGGATGGGTTTGAGGTTCGTCGAGGCTAACAAGTTTCCGAGAATGCTGAGGGAGTATCTGAGGCTCGTGGAGGGGAAGAAGGATGAGGATTGA
- the hisS gene encoding histidine--tRNA ligase encodes MRIERPRGTRDFLPDEMERRRAIENLMRRIAESFGYREVATPTFEHLELFTLKSGEGIVEEIYAFKDKSGRDLALRPELTAPVMRMFVNECSVMPRPLRFYYFANCFRYERPQKGRYREFWQFGVELIGSDRPESDAEVIYLAYKILKALRVRFTLHVGHVGLLRSVLRDVGERDRAMRLIDKKDWKGLEELLRAEGRKHLLDVVLQLSEAESVEEAREIYPDFDYSHVERVAEILESLGVDFRLDFGIARGLDYYTGVVFEMYAEGLGAQKQVCGGGSYRLAKLFGGEDVPSTGFAIGFDRVAEVCEVEVERPKVAIVVGFGDHKKAMKVAEIIREAGVAAVVDVMGRNVKKQLSFANSINADYAVFAGEEFDRGVVTVKDLRSGEQREVKVQELNELFG; translated from the coding sequence ATGAGGATTGAGAGGCCGAGGGGGACGAGAGACTTTCTGCCCGACGAAATGGAGAGGAGGAGGGCTATAGAGAACTTGATGAGGAGGATCGCGGAGAGCTTCGGGTACAGGGAGGTTGCGACGCCGACATTCGAGCACCTCGAGCTCTTCACGCTCAAGTCCGGAGAGGGGATAGTGGAGGAGATCTACGCCTTCAAGGACAAGTCCGGCAGAGATCTGGCGCTGAGGCCTGAACTCACGGCTCCCGTAATGAGGATGTTCGTGAACGAGTGCTCGGTCATGCCGAGGCCCCTGAGGTTTTACTACTTCGCCAACTGCTTCAGGTATGAAAGGCCTCAGAAGGGGAGGTACAGGGAGTTCTGGCAGTTTGGTGTGGAGCTAATAGGAAGCGACAGGCCTGAGAGTGACGCGGAGGTCATCTACCTGGCTTACAAGATTCTGAAGGCTCTCAGAGTCAGGTTCACCCTTCACGTCGGGCATGTTGGACTGCTGAGGAGCGTTCTGAGGGATGTTGGGGAGAGGGACAGGGCGATGAGGCTCATAGACAAGAAGGACTGGAAGGGGCTCGAGGAGCTTTTGAGGGCTGAGGGGAGGAAACACCTCCTCGATGTCGTTCTGCAGCTGTCTGAGGCTGAGAGTGTCGAGGAGGCGAGGGAGATCTACCCGGACTTTGACTACAGCCACGTTGAGAGGGTTGCAGAAATCCTTGAATCCCTCGGCGTGGATTTCAGGCTGGACTTCGGGATAGCAAGGGGGCTGGACTACTACACGGGCGTGGTTTTCGAGATGTATGCTGAGGGTCTGGGGGCTCAGAAGCAGGTGTGCGGTGGTGGCAGCTACAGGCTCGCAAAGCTATTCGGCGGGGAGGACGTGCCGTCAACAGGGTTCGCGATTGGGTTTGACAGAGTCGCGGAGGTCTGCGAGGTTGAGGTTGAGAGGCCGAAGGTCGCGATTGTGGTTGGCTTTGGCGACCACAAGAAGGCGATGAAGGTCGCAGAGATTATCAGGGAAGCTGGGGTTGCTGCGGTTGTTGATGTGATGGGCAGGAACGTGAAGAAGCAGCTGAGCTTCGCCAACTCGATCAATGCAGACTATGCCGTCTTCGCTGGCGAGGAGTTTGACAGAGGGGTTGTGACGGTCAAGGATCTGAGGAGCGGTGAGCAGAGAGAGGTGAAGGTGCAGGAGCTGAATGAGCTGTTCGGATAA
- a CDS encoding acyl-CoA dehydrogenase family protein, translated as MKFLDLDELSDEDKLLKEEVHRFAVEVMRPASIELDRMEPEERVKPNSPYFRVFREMKKLGYHKITIPAEMGGVDLTPLQRYMIMEELGWGSLGLATAIGVDQIPFACAALFGPPELYEELVVPWLEDDKGKYHGCWGVTEPEHGSDYLIALREDEELVRKFGKGNVVAEKDGDEWIISGQKSAWVSSAPVATHCGLHAQLKDGKTLLDGLFCIVPLDADGVRKGRPADMLGMRDDPQGELFFDGVRIPESHVVVAPGFFYGVFLDQLLCLTSCGMGAFAVGLARAAFEEALSYARERVQGGVPLVRHKNIKLKLYEMFEKIETARYYVRKVTEYTHRRIIDERTADASPRHARAAQIYAKRIAFEVANDALQIFGASGLSREFIIEKLFRDARALQIEDGTVEVLSLEAGEDVVENYEKDYYDVEKISKWYD; from the coding sequence ATGAAGTTTCTCGACCTCGACGAGCTGAGCGATGAGGACAAGCTTCTGAAGGAGGAGGTGCACCGCTTTGCTGTGGAAGTTATGAGGCCCGCATCCATAGAGCTGGACAGAATGGAGCCTGAGGAGAGAGTCAAGCCGAATTCTCCGTACTTCAGGGTCTTCCGGGAGATGAAGAAGCTCGGATACCACAAGATAACAATTCCGGCGGAGATGGGTGGTGTTGACCTGACCCCCCTGCAGAGGTACATGATAATGGAGGAGCTCGGATGGGGGAGCCTGGGGCTTGCCACAGCAATAGGCGTTGACCAGATTCCGTTTGCGTGCGCAGCACTATTCGGCCCTCCTGAGCTTTACGAAGAACTCGTCGTTCCATGGCTTGAGGACGACAAGGGGAAGTATCACGGGTGCTGGGGAGTTACCGAGCCCGAGCACGGCAGCGACTACCTGATCGCCCTCAGGGAGGATGAGGAGCTTGTGAGGAAGTTTGGAAAGGGAAACGTTGTTGCCGAAAAGGACGGAGACGAGTGGATAATCTCGGGCCAGAAGTCCGCATGGGTCTCTTCAGCTCCAGTGGCAACCCACTGCGGGTTGCATGCCCAGCTCAAGGACGGAAAAACCCTGCTCGATGGACTGTTCTGCATCGTGCCCCTTGATGCAGATGGAGTGAGAAAGGGCAGGCCTGCGGACATGCTCGGGATGAGGGACGACCCGCAGGGAGAGCTTTTCTTCGACGGGGTCAGAATTCCGGAGAGCCACGTTGTTGTCGCTCCCGGGTTCTTTTACGGGGTGTTTCTCGACCAGCTCCTCTGCCTGACGAGCTGCGGGATGGGTGCGTTTGCCGTTGGACTTGCGAGGGCCGCGTTTGAGGAGGCTTTGAGCTACGCGAGGGAGAGGGTGCAGGGAGGCGTGCCGCTTGTCAGGCACAAGAACATCAAGCTGAAGCTCTACGAGATGTTCGAGAAGATAGAGACTGCAAGATACTACGTTCGAAAGGTGACGGAGTACACCCACCGCAGGATAATAGACGAGAGGACTGCTGACGCTTCACCAAGACACGCGAGGGCGGCGCAGATATACGCCAAGAGGATCGCATTTGAGGTGGCCAATGACGCGCTTCAGATTTTTGGTGCCTCTGGGCTCAGCAGGGAGTTTATAATTGAAAAGCTTTTCAGAGATGCGAGAGCTCTGCAGATCGAGGACGGGACTGTGGAGGTTCTGAGCCTCGAGGCAGGAGAGGACGTTGTTGAGAACTACGAGAAGGACTACTACGATGTTGAGAAAATTTCGAAGTGGTATGATTAG
- a CDS encoding acetoacetate decarboxylase family protein → MLKGIPFDSPLYEVDEERGIEYRNCEAITAFFTIRGDVSEILPEGLKPYSDPPQGGIWISHYSFSTLGEYWEFISTIQVEDENGDMGYYIPYIYVTNDAAMAAGREIAGAPKKLAKIELRKSYDVVQGILERPEGTRLVTFTMRPSARATGGLIDMVLPKPTYLYSVRHFPPINGKGGVTQLVKWYADIDFHVDPNGEKVIFAGTASVSYDMPSAIDPVHRIELDEVLLAIYFQFDMKLGFVDILREY, encoded by the coding sequence ATGCTGAAGGGAATTCCCTTTGATTCCCCGCTTTATGAGGTGGACGAGGAGAGGGGAATAGAGTACAGGAACTGTGAGGCGATAACCGCCTTTTTCACCATAAGAGGTGACGTGAGCGAGATCCTGCCTGAAGGTCTGAAGCCCTACAGCGACCCTCCGCAGGGAGGGATATGGATCTCCCACTACTCCTTCAGCACCCTCGGAGAGTACTGGGAGTTCATAAGCACGATTCAGGTTGAAGACGAGAATGGAGACATGGGCTACTACATCCCATACATTTACGTCACCAACGACGCTGCAATGGCTGCTGGCAGAGAAATAGCCGGAGCGCCGAAGAAACTGGCGAAGATAGAGCTGAGGAAGAGCTACGATGTCGTTCAGGGCATTCTCGAGAGGCCTGAGGGAACGAGACTCGTCACGTTCACGATGAGGCCATCTGCAAGGGCAACGGGAGGGCTGATAGACATGGTTCTGCCCAAGCCCACGTACCTCTACTCCGTCAGGCACTTCCCGCCGATAAACGGGAAGGGTGGGGTGACCCAGCTTGTCAAGTGGTACGCGGACATAGACTTCCACGTCGATCCAAATGGGGAGAAGGTAATCTTCGCCGGAACCGCGAGCGTGAGCTACGACATGCCCTCGGCAATAGATCCTGTGCACAGAATTGAGCTAGACGAGGTGCTGCTCGCCATATACTTCCAGTTCGACATGAAGCTGGGGTTTGTGGACATACTTAGAGAATACTGA
- a CDS encoding 3-isopropylmalate dehydratase small subunit has protein sequence MILRGKAWKFGDDISTDHITPGRYYHLRSNMPELAKHVMEDADPEFPKKMKPGDFIVAGKNFGMGSSREHAPLAIKIAGVSAVIAKSFARIFYRNAINVGLPVLIADTDRIDSGDELEVDLSTGKIKNLTKSEEIEAKPLPEIMINILNEGGLVEYVKKKGDLVV, from the coding sequence ATGATCCTCAGAGGCAAAGCGTGGAAATTTGGCGACGACATCTCGACCGACCACATAACTCCCGGCAGGTACTACCACCTGAGAAGCAACATGCCAGAGCTCGCAAAGCACGTCATGGAAGATGCGGATCCGGAGTTCCCGAAGAAGATGAAGCCCGGAGACTTCATCGTCGCAGGCAAGAACTTCGGCATGGGGAGCAGCAGGGAGCACGCGCCGCTCGCAATAAAGATTGCAGGTGTTTCAGCGGTCATAGCCAAGTCGTTCGCCAGAATCTTCTACAGGAACGCCATAAACGTTGGACTCCCCGTGCTCATAGCCGACACGGACAGGATAGACTCCGGCGATGAGCTCGAGGTTGACCTCTCAACCGGAAAAATAAAAAACCTTACCAAGAGTGAAGAAATAGAGGCTAAGCCCCTCCCCGAAATAATGATAAACATCCTGAACGAAGGGGGGCTCGTGGAGTACGTGAAGAAAAAGGGTGACCTCGTGGTATGA